Within Flavobacteriales bacterium, the genomic segment TGGATTAGAATTTTTGGCTCAGCAAAAATTAAGCTCTTCAGTATATGGAATTATGTCTGTTACATACTATAGAAGTGAGTTTGAAAATAAAGATAAAGAGCTTATTCCATCAGCTTGGGACAACCGTTTCATATTTAATATGACTGCCGGTAAAAAATTCAAAAGAGACATAGAATTAGGCCTTAAGTTTCGATATACAGGCGGGGCTCCATACACGCCTATTGATTATGCTACATCCAGCAATATGGACATCTGGAATATTAATCAAAGAGGCGTATTGAATTATGACGATTTAAATACTCAGCGACTGAAAAATGTTCATGGTGTAGATTTACGCTTGGATAAAAAATGGTACTTCAAAAAGTGGAGTTTAAACGCTTATCTAGATGTAGAAAATCTTTACAACTTTAAAATACAATTACCATCAGAGGTAGGGATTGACCCTGAGATTGGGGAAGAAATCTATAGTTCCCAAAACGCTCAACAGTATTCCTTGTATGAAATTGTTAATGAATCCGGAACAGTATTACCAAGTATTGGATTATTAATTGAATTCTAAATGAAAGAGAAAGTTTTAATAACAGGAGCAAACGGTAGCCTTGCAAGAAGAGTAAAAGAAAATTTACTCTCTAAAGGCTATGAAGTTGTTACTCTTACTTCAACTAGAAAAAGTGCCGATAATAAATCCGTATTTTATTGGAATGTGTCATCTGGTGATATACAACAACAAGCTCTTGAAAATTGTCAACACATCATCCACCTTTCTGGATTTGGAATTATTAAGCCATGGACGGAAACCAATAAACAGTTGATGTATGACAGTCGCATTACAGCAGCTAAGCTGTTATTTGAAAAATGTAATGAATATGGAGTAACACCCAAAACCTTCATTAGTGCATCGGCTATGGGGTATTATGGGCATTCTGTAAATCATTTGTGTAAAGAGACTGATTCGCCTTCAAAAGGCTGGCTTTCCGATATGTGTGTGGACTGGGAAAATGCCGCTGAAGAATTTAAAAAACTAGCTAGTCGAGTAGTCCAAATGCGAATATCATTATTATTGTCAAAAGATACAGGCTTCTTACAGCCAACAGCTTTGTCTATGCGATTAGGTGTTGGCGTTGTTTTTGGAAAAGGCACACAGCCCTTTGAATGGATACATATTGACGATGCCGCAAGATTTGTAGAGTATTCAATAGAAAACAAGCATGTCAGTGGACCATATAATATGGCTTCGCCTCAAAAGTTTTCTCAATATGAGTTTATGAAATACTTGAGAAGTAAAATTGCTAAGTATTCATTACTACTAAAATTGCCAAAATGGGTCTTGTCTATTATTTTTGGCGAAAGAAACGTTATTCTGATAGGCGGTTGCGGTTTATCGTCAGACAAATTAGTAGCTTCTAAATTTTCGCTAACATATCCAACCTTGGAAAGTGTAATTGAGAAAGAATTTAAAAGAAAATGAAATATAATGTAAGCCTATTTTGGTTCAGAAGAGATTTGAGATTACATGACAATCATGGCTTTTACAATGCTTTGAAAGAGTCTAAATCTGTTGTGCCAATTTTCATTTTTGACACTTCTATATTGTCAGAGTTAGAGGAAGAAGATAGACGAATAAGCCTTCTCTTTGATAGATTAAATGAACTCAATAAAGAACTTTCTGAGTATGGTAAGAAAATTCATATACTATTCGGAAAACCTTCAGAAGTAATAGATGATTTATATTCTAATACCCCTTTTGAGGCCTGTTACACCAATACAGATTATGAGCCATATGCTACTGAAAGAGATGGGTTAATTCATAATTCTTTAAAATCAAAAGGCGTAGATTTTCACAGCTTTAAAGACCAAGTTATTTTTGAAAAAAGTGAAATTCTGACCGACATGGGTAAGCCTTATGGGGTGTTTACGCCTTACATGAAAAAGTGGAAGTCGAAATTTAAGATTTCCATGACCCACCCTTATCCTTCACAGGATTTATTAGATA encodes:
- a CDS encoding TIGR01777 family protein, which produces MKEKVLITGANGSLARRVKENLLSKGYEVVTLTSTRKSADNKSVFYWNVSSGDIQQQALENCQHIIHLSGFGIIKPWTETNKQLMYDSRITAAKLLFEKCNEYGVTPKTFISASAMGYYGHSVNHLCKETDSPSKGWLSDMCVDWENAAEEFKKLASRVVQMRISLLLSKDTGFLQPTALSMRLGVGVVFGKGTQPFEWIHIDDAARFVEYSIENKHVSGPYNMASPQKFSQYEFMKYLRSKIAKYSLLLKLPKWVLSIIFGERNVILIGGCGLSSDKLVASKFSLTYPTLESVIEKEFKRK